Proteins encoded together in one Micromonospora kangleipakensis window:
- a CDS encoding RNA-guided endonuclease TnpB family protein, whose product MKVTRIAYSTGLNAGKYAALREQARRLGRVRSEVWQRYGSVAGVGSGLRDRQVRDRWLADRTHTRFGVLANAWKETVRDAMADIAANLASAKVQVRRAVFRCTSDPGERKRMLAALAADRWAGDPFLARQMRKHWKRGRNRTDHQIVVRADKYSTVTDGRGRLWLAVPGLERRQMVRIPLSTAVAPTGTLRLILRRGRVEVHYQIDASRMRSSQRPCGGRTVGVDKGYTEALTDSDGTHHGTGLGELLTAESDRLKERNRRRAKLRSIANTAAARGDHAKAQRITANNLGIVKRDRQAARHRAQVCTKIFTAVHRVVDKAATLVAEDLTKRFAGRKTLGKNINRRLAGWTKGVTAEALTNVSERRGSALVHVNAAYTSQTCHRCGRLGRRSGDRFHCTWCGVVWQADVNAAINILHRAGDPDIALHTPHHTVKQILRDRTDRHRTRLPVQDSSPAIAERRANHPNRSTTSKK is encoded by the coding sequence GTGAAGGTCACCCGCATCGCTTACTCGACGGGCCTGAACGCGGGTAAGTACGCGGCGTTGCGAGAACAGGCCCGCCGGTTGGGCCGGGTGCGCAGCGAGGTCTGGCAGCGTTACGGCTCGGTCGCGGGTGTCGGTTCGGGGTTGAGGGATCGGCAGGTGCGGGACCGGTGGTTGGCCGACCGCACGCACACGCGGTTCGGTGTGCTGGCGAATGCGTGGAAGGAAACCGTCCGCGATGCTATGGCCGACATCGCGGCGAACCTGGCCTCGGCCAAGGTGCAGGTCCGCCGGGCGGTCTTCCGGTGCACGAGCGATCCTGGCGAGCGCAAGCGAATGCTGGCCGCGCTGGCGGCTGACCGGTGGGCTGGCGACCCCTTCCTGGCTCGACAGATGCGTAAGCACTGGAAGCGTGGCCGCAATCGCACAGATCATCAGATCGTGGTGCGCGCCGACAAGTACAGCACCGTCACCGACGGGCGGGGCCGGTTGTGGCTGGCCGTCCCGGGCCTCGAGCGCCGCCAGATGGTCAGGATCCCGCTGTCCACGGCCGTCGCCCCGACGGGCACGTTGCGGCTGATCCTGCGCCGGGGTCGGGTCGAGGTGCACTACCAGATCGACGCGTCGCGGATGCGGTCGTCGCAGCGGCCCTGCGGCGGGCGAACGGTTGGTGTGGACAAGGGCTACACCGAAGCCCTGACCGACTCCGACGGTACCCACCACGGCACCGGTCTCGGCGAACTGCTGACCGCCGAGTCAGACCGGCTGAAGGAACGCAACCGGCGGCGGGCGAAGCTGCGGTCGATAGCGAACACCGCCGCCGCCCGCGGAGATCACGCGAAAGCGCAGCGAATCACCGCCAACAACCTCGGCATCGTCAAGCGGGACCGGCAGGCCGCCCGCCACCGCGCCCAGGTCTGTACGAAGATCTTCACCGCCGTGCACCGGGTCGTCGACAAGGCCGCCACGCTCGTCGCCGAAGACCTCACCAAACGCTTCGCCGGACGCAAGACGCTCGGCAAGAACATCAACCGGCGCCTCGCCGGGTGGACCAAAGGAGTCACCGCCGAGGCCCTAACAAACGTGTCGGAGCGCAGAGGTTCTGCGCTCGTACACGTCAACGCCGCCTACACCTCACAAACCTGTCACCGCTGCGGCCGGCTCGGCCGACGCAGCGGGGACCGGTTTCACTGCACCTGGTGCGGGGTGGTGTGGCAGGCCGACGTGAACGCCGCGATCAACATCCTGCACCGAGCCGGCGACCCCGACATCGCCCTTCACACCCCACACCACACGGTGAAGCAGATCCTGCGGGACCGGACCGATCGCCACCGGACCAGACTGCCGGTCCAGGACTCCAGCCCGGCCATCGCCGAGCGGAGAGCGAACCATCCGAACCGCTCAACAACGAGCAAGAAGTAG